In Sphingomonas psychrotolerans, the following proteins share a genomic window:
- a CDS encoding tryptophan halogenase family protein, producing MSGASGSQPLRRLVIVGGGSAGWMTAAAVSRMVATGLSVTLIESDEIGTVGVGEATIPPLLDFNAALGIDENEFVAATQGTFKLGIEFVDWGKLGERYIHPFGKYGRPMMGINFHQIWLRQHLLQRAVSDPGPISDYAIAIAAATRGRFARPATNPEAVLSGLSYAYHFDAGLYARFLRDYAGRAGVVRIEGKIATAEQSEPDGFLTAVVLADGRRIEGDFFVDCSGFRGLLIQGTLGVSYRSWQHWLPCDSAVAVPSSTAGPPVPFTRSTADRAGWRWRIPLQHRVGNGHVYSSGHIDDDAAREALLAGLEEPPIAEPRVLRFTPGRREKLWEKNCVAIGLSAGFIEPLESTSIHLIQSGIFRLMALFPDRGFSQVEIDEYNRALVAEYEHVRDFIVLHYHATERSDSDLWNYCRTMEIPDSLAQRIALWRGKGRIFRGSGELFTEESWIAVLLGQNIVPESADPLAAMLAVDETSRYLAHLRDIVKRTAEAMPTHAHYIAQHCAAARPVAM from the coding sequence ATGAGCGGGGCGTCGGGTTCGCAGCCGCTGCGGCGGCTCGTGATCGTCGGGGGCGGATCCGCCGGCTGGATGACCGCCGCCGCCGTGTCTCGAATGGTCGCGACCGGGTTGAGCGTCACGCTGATCGAATCGGACGAGATCGGCACGGTGGGAGTGGGCGAGGCGACGATACCGCCGCTGCTCGACTTCAATGCCGCGTTGGGCATCGACGAGAATGAATTCGTTGCCGCGACCCAGGGCACGTTCAAGCTCGGCATCGAATTCGTCGATTGGGGAAAGCTCGGCGAGCGATATATCCACCCCTTCGGCAAATATGGGCGGCCCATGATGGGCATCAATTTCCATCAGATCTGGCTGCGCCAGCACTTGCTGCAGCGTGCGGTGAGCGATCCCGGCCCGATCAGCGACTATGCGATCGCGATCGCCGCGGCGACGCGCGGGCGTTTTGCCAGGCCGGCCACCAACCCCGAGGCCGTCCTGTCGGGCCTGTCCTACGCCTATCATTTCGACGCCGGCCTATATGCCCGGTTTCTCCGGGATTATGCCGGGCGCGCTGGTGTGGTCCGGATCGAAGGCAAGATCGCCACCGCCGAACAATCGGAACCCGACGGGTTCCTCACCGCGGTCGTCCTCGCCGACGGACGCCGCATCGAGGGGGATTTCTTTGTCGATTGCAGCGGCTTCCGGGGCCTGCTGATCCAAGGGACGCTGGGGGTGTCCTATCGCAGCTGGCAACACTGGCTTCCATGTGACAGCGCTGTCGCCGTACCGTCGTCGACGGCCGGGCCTCCGGTTCCCTTTACGCGCTCCACCGCCGACCGGGCGGGTTGGCGCTGGCGCATCCCGCTGCAACATCGTGTCGGCAACGGGCATGTCTATTCGAGCGGGCATATCGACGACGACGCTGCCCGGGAGGCGCTGCTCGCCGGACTCGAGGAGCCGCCGATCGCCGAACCGCGCGTGTTGCGATTCACCCCCGGCCGGCGCGAGAAGCTGTGGGAGAAGAACTGCGTCGCGATCGGGCTGTCGGCCGGCTTCATCGAGCCGCTAGAATCCACCAGCATCCATCTGATCCAGTCCGGTATCTTCCGGCTGATGGCGCTGTTCCCCGACCGTGGCTTCAGCCAGGTCGAGATCGACGAATATAATCGCGCGCTCGTCGCGGAATATGAGCATGTCCGCGACTTCATCGTGCTGCATTATCACGCGACCGAGCGCAGCGATTCCGATCTCTGGAACTATTGCCGCACGATGGAGATTCCCGACAGCCTCGCCCAGCGGATCGCGCTCTGGCGAGGGAAGGGGCGCATCTTCCGAGGTTCGGGCGAACTGTTCACCGAAGAGAGCTGGATCGCCGTGTTGCTGGGCCAGAACATCGTCCCGGAGAGCGCGGATCCGCTGGCCGCGATGCTCGCCGTGGACGAGACCAGCCGATATCTGGCGCATCTGCGCGATATCGTGAAGCGCACCGCCGAGGCGATGCCCACGCACGCGCACTATATTGCGCAGCATTGCGCGGCGGCGCGGCCGGTGGCGATGTGA
- a CDS encoding LacI family DNA-binding transcriptional regulator codes for MREKEGTTHPGPPRPATLRDVAQRAGVSMMTVSRVLNSEVAVRPRTRAIVEQAVRELNYIPNSTAKALAFTRQAHRIAFLFDAPNATILGDMVGSVMEEPSRPDIKLIFLRVRSDDDPLQTLANMKTLGVDGAILSPPLCDDARLRIVLTGAGIRILAIGCSDEDPSLSTIGIDDTRAAFELTTYLLKLGHRRIGLIAGHARHRSSGRRRAGFEAALVEFGLVSDPALQWEGDYTFGTAIGIAEQALSLRPPPTAIFASNDDMGGSGDQRGAWTRNRDSPIAFGLWIRRQRNRADAVSRN; via the coding sequence ATGCGGGAAAAGGAAGGCACTACGCATCCCGGTCCGCCGCGGCCCGCCACGCTGCGGGACGTCGCGCAACGCGCCGGCGTTTCGATGATGACCGTGTCGCGGGTCCTGAATAGCGAAGTAGCGGTGCGGCCCAGAACACGTGCGATCGTCGAGCAAGCGGTCCGCGAGCTGAACTACATTCCCAATTCCACTGCGAAGGCGCTCGCTTTCACCCGGCAGGCGCATCGCATCGCCTTCCTGTTCGACGCGCCGAACGCGACTATTCTCGGGGACATGGTCGGGTCCGTGATGGAGGAGCCGAGCCGGCCGGACATCAAGCTGATCTTTCTGCGTGTGCGCAGCGACGACGACCCGCTTCAGACGCTCGCCAACATGAAGACTCTCGGAGTCGACGGCGCGATCCTGTCCCCGCCGCTGTGCGACGACGCGCGTCTCCGGATCGTTCTCACCGGCGCGGGGATCCGCATCCTGGCGATCGGCTGCAGCGACGAAGACCCCTCGCTGTCGACCATTGGCATCGACGACACCCGCGCGGCGTTCGAGCTGACGACCTATCTGCTCAAGCTCGGCCACCGGCGCATCGGCCTGATCGCGGGCCACGCGCGCCATCGCTCTTCGGGCAGACGCCGCGCCGGCTTCGAAGCCGCTTTGGTGGAGTTCGGCCTCGTGTCCGACCCTGCACTGCAATGGGAAGGCGATTACACCTTCGGGACAGCCATCGGGATCGCGGAGCAAGCCCTGTCGCTCCGGCCGCCGCCGACTGCGATCTTCGCCTCGAACGACGATATGGGCGGCAGCGGTGATCAGCGTGGCGCGTGGACGCGGAATCGCGATTCCCCGATCGCTTTCGGTCTGTGGATTCGACGACAGCGAAATCGCGCGGATGCTGTTTCCCGCAACTGA
- a CDS encoding beta-galactosidase, which translates to MPIAWEQVEPVEGKFDFSFLDALVEQAARAEGPPRAALVRDVEEHRKQLCARMGEARHRAVSAHAQGRRHCPLRLEPAWTEHAGGRQTCLRRADAPSGEDRPRPCGDHGPARERSRQLRAGARSCPCGRSTVPWAGADRTRQGVESEAGQLDRNIRQARRAIFPDLAFGALHRRDRRSRQSSEAAADVRQRRAGRCIHR; encoded by the coding sequence ATGCCGATCGCGTGGGAGCAGGTCGAGCCGGTCGAAGGCAAGTTCGATTTCTCCTTCCTCGATGCGTTGGTGGAGCAGGCGGCGCGCGCGGAAGGTCCGCCTCGTGCTGCTCTGGTTCGCGACGTGGAAGAACACCGGAAACAGCTATGCGCCCGAATGGGTGAAGCGCGACACCGTGCGGTTTCCGCGCATGCGCAAGGCCGACGGCACTGCCCATTACGCCTTGAGCCCGCATGGACCGAACACGCTGGAGGCCGACAAACGTGCCTTCGTCGCGCTGATGCGCCATCTGGCGAAGATCGACCGCGACCATGTGGTGATCATGGTCCAGCCAGAGAACGAAGCCGGCAGCTACGGGCTGGCGCGCGATCATGCCCCTGCGGCCGATCGACTGTTCCATGGGCCGGTGCCGACCGAACTCGCCAAGGCGTTGAAAGTGAAGCCGGGCAGCTGGACCGAAACATTCGGCAAGCGCGCCGAGCAATATTTCCAGACCTGGCATTTGGCGCGCTACATCGACGAGATCGCCGAAGCCGGCAAAGCAGTGAAGCCGCTGCCGATGTACGTCAACGCCGCGCTGGGCGATGCATTCACCGATGA
- a CDS encoding DUF5597 domain-containing protein — MMRAEEGRFEGGKWIMTRRWNGDQIDYGLNFTSVPVLLRVTMGTFR; from the coding sequence ATGATGCGCGCCGAAGAAGGTCGTTTCGAAGGGGGGAAATGGATCATGACGCGGCGCTGGAATGGCGATCAGATCGATTATGGCCTGAACTTCACCAGTGTCCCGGTGCTTCTGCGCGTCACCATGGGGACCTTCCGATGA
- a CDS encoding winged helix-turn-helix transcriptional regulator encodes MAAPGNPGDTNPCEHISRMLARISDKWTLLVVRVLGYGPRRFNALRREVGEISQKMLASTLRDLEENGFVSRTVTPVTPPQVEYALTDLGREFLGPVQVLAGWVVENSSRIDAARAAYAERRTL; translated from the coding sequence TTGGCGGCACCAGGTAACCCCGGGGATACCAATCCCTGCGAGCACATCAGCCGGATGCTGGCGCGGATCAGCGACAAATGGACCCTGCTCGTGGTCCGCGTCCTCGGCTACGGCCCCCGTCGCTTCAACGCGCTGCGCCGGGAAGTCGGCGAGATCAGCCAGAAGATGCTCGCGTCGACGCTGCGGGACCTCGAGGAAAACGGGTTCGTCTCGCGGACGGTAACCCCTGTCACGCCGCCGCAAGTCGAATATGCGCTTACCGATCTTGGCCGGGAGTTTTTGGGACCAGTCCAGGTCCTCGCCGGCTGGGTCGTCGAGAACTCCTCCCGCATCGACGCGGCGCGCGCCGCCTATGCGGAACGGCGCACGCTCTGA
- a CDS encoding NADPH-dependent FMN reductase: MHSRPRIAIIIGSTRPTRFADVPAQWILKQAQARGDIDVELVDLRDHPLPFFDEVASNLWMPSQNPEAIRWQQTVGRYDGYIFVVAEYNRSITGALKNALDQAYTEWNRKPFTAIGYGGVGASRAVEQLRLIGVELQMVPTRSAVHIGGADFMTVYPMAGNRPIEEIEATLLPSATAALDDLVWWAKATIAAKAAEA; the protein is encoded by the coding sequence ATGCATTCCAGGCCCCGCATCGCGATCATCATCGGTTCTACGCGTCCCACCAGGTTCGCCGACGTTCCGGCGCAATGGATCCTGAAGCAGGCGCAGGCGCGCGGCGACATCGACGTGGAACTGGTCGACCTGCGCGATCATCCGCTGCCCTTCTTCGACGAAGTCGCGTCGAACCTGTGGATGCCGAGCCAGAACCCCGAGGCGATCCGCTGGCAACAAACCGTCGGCCGCTATGACGGCTACATTTTCGTGGTGGCGGAATATAATCGCTCGATCACGGGGGCCCTCAAAAACGCGCTCGATCAGGCCTATACCGAATGGAACCGCAAGCCTTTCACTGCCATCGGCTATGGCGGCGTCGGCGCGTCGCGCGCCGTCGAGCAGCTGCGGTTGATCGGCGTGGAGCTGCAAATGGTGCCCACCCGCTCGGCAGTCCATATCGGCGGCGCCGACTTCATGACTGTGTACCCGATGGCCGGAAACCGGCCGATCGAGGAGATCGAAGCCACTTTACTCCCCTCCGCGACGGCCGCGCTGGATGACCTCGTCTGGTGGGCGAAGGCGACGATCGCCGCGAAGGCTGCAGAAGCTTGA